The genome window CACTCCTCGATCACTTCAGCCATGGCTCGGGCATATAGCTCTGTGTTTTCCTTATACCCCGAAACAAACTCCAATGCAGCTTGCGGGTCCTGCTGAGCCCACTCTTGCGCCAACTCAGGCACCGCGGCTCTTAGAACCTCCGGATCCTTGATCGCCGACAAGCGCACCGCCGCGGCCGCAGGGTTGCTCTCCCCTAATTCATCGGCCAAGCGCTCCAGTAGCTCACGTCGATTTCGAGTCGCTGGCATTGCTGCCAAATCATCCAAAGCCATCACCCCACGTTCGCTGATCAAATTCCGGGCGATTTGTGGCGCCGTCCAGCGATCCATTAAATTCGACTCGCCCTCTAAGCCTGAAAGATACTGCAGCGCTTGTAGCGGATTACTTTCACTCCAACCGACCAATAACCCTCGTTGGTAGCGTGCCGGATTCTCGCTAGCATCGACCCATGCACGGGCGCTTGCGGGATCCAGACTCGCCCATGAGGAGAGCGCAATCCCCGCAGCCATACCCGCATGACGCCCACCGCGCTCTTCCGCATAAGCCACCGCTGCCGGTGCATCACTGCGTCCCCAAGCATAATACATCATGCTCATCTGCTGCATCCGGTCAAAATCGTTCGGTTGACTGGCAATCAAATCTGCAATCGCTGGCATCTCCTCGGAGCTCGCCTCAGAGAGCAACAGCGCCAGCTTTGAGATGCGCTCCAAATCATTCGATGCCGATAGCGCCTCTTGAGCGGCTCCCAAAGGATCGATCTGACTCAAGCGCAAAAAAGCGTCCAGCGCTGCCACTTGTGGGTTCAGTGTAACGGAGGTCATTTCCTCCCCTCCGAGTTCGGCATCAAGCACCCGAGCCTCCTTCAGCTCCAGAGCGATTGCCTCGCCTCGAACCCGTGCATTGCTCGCAGTCGCATCACTGTGCGCCCCAGCCTCAGGCTTCTCATCGCCCAGACGTAAACCAATAAAAACGCCCATCAAGAGCGTCAGCAGGCAGGCACCAATCAAAAGTATCGGACGTATCGACGGGGAATTTCTCATAGCGCACTATACCACATTCTTTAAAAGAAAAAACCTAGTTTGAATAATTTGCCAAACACTCGGGCTCAATGCTGGCAGCTCTCATTTCAACAGCTCTCACACTAAGGCCCCCATGTAAGTTGATTCGCCTGACCTGCGGCATGCCAAAGTTCACGTTGCTTCAAATCCATGACGACGATACGGTGCTCCTTCGTGTATACCCGCTCAACCGCACCGGTCGCATTCTGCTTACGGCTCACCCCTCTCAGACGCTTCCCAGTCACCCCAAGCGCTAGATAGCGACCACAGGGCGATTGCACTGCACCGCGCGCGTTCCACAATTCAGGCTGATGCTGATACTTAACCGTCAGCAATTCTGACACGGCATCCTGCTTGAAATCGTAATACTGCAAATCCGCGCCGCTGCGACGAAACCAGAAGCCTGCACCATCCGCTGACCAAACAGGATAATGCCCAGCCCGCAGGAGTCGAGCGCAGCGGTTCGACTCCAGATTCCACAAGTGCACACCCTCGCAACTGATCAGTGCTTGAGCCGATCCATCAGGGGCAAAACAGCCGCTCTTCCCATGTCCCTCAGACAGTGGAGCACTCAAGAGTCGCTGACCATTCAGGCCGACTAAATACACACCCTCCGCCCCAGCAAAAATCATTTGGCGGCGAGCCTGGCTAAACGCCAATGGACGATACGCGTCCTGACACAACGGACGATACGCGCAGCGCTGCTCCCCAGGTCTCAATGCAAACAACTGATGCTCGATGACGACGCGATCATCACTAGGGCGATCCGTAGCAATCAGCCCAAAGAGTTGACCACTCGCCCCTTTCTGAGATGCGATCCACTCTAACTGCCAAAGCACCCATCGATTTAACGGCAGCGAAAGCACGGTTTCAGAACTACCTATCTCTAGATCATACGCTCTTAATTCACTATAATCCCGCTTCGCCAAACCGGACGCGCACACATAACGATACGCTTTTTTAGCAAGTGGATCATAAGCGATCGGGCACTCAACAACACCAACTTCCCCGAGGTCGTAGCGCAGCGAGAGATCACCACTCAGGTGAAACAAGCGCCCCGCATCTTCTACCAATAGCGACGGCGCACCGGCACGTGGAGCCACCTCACTCCATCCTTCAGCTAGTTCCAACTCCAGTTTCTGCATAAGTGCGCCACTGTAGAGAAAGCGGCTCTAATTACTACGAAAAATACGACCCTTTTTTCATCTCCCTCTTCCGATACACGGTTGACCTCAGCTGCCGAACTCAGACCTTAGAGCACTATGTTGAAGCATCACTCATCCATGAAAATACTAGTCGTCGGAGCCAGTGGCCAGATCGGCCGACGACTGGTGCCAAAGCTCATCGACGACGGGCACCAAGTTGAGGTCTGTCTTCGCAACCAAGCACACGCACCCGAATTTGAGCGAATGCATGCATCAGTCAGGTTCGCCGATCTGGAAGGCGACCTCGGCACACTTTGCGCAGGCGTCGACTGCGTCATCTTTACCGCAGGGTCTGGCGGATCGACAGGCAAAGACAAAACACTGACCGTCGATCTCTGGGGCGCGATACAATGCATTCGAGCAAGCGAGGCAGCCGGAGTGAAACGCTTCGTAATGATCAGTGCATTGAAAGCATCCGAACCGAACCGCGGCAGTGATGCCCTCAAGCCCTACCTCGTAGCAAAGCACGCTGCGGATGAAATCCTCAAACACAGCACACTCAATTACAGCATCCTTCGCCCCGGCAGACTCACCGACAGCACAGACAGTCGACCGGTTCGAGTATTTCACGAATCTGAAACAGCGGACTATGCAGGCTCCATTTCGCGCGCCAACGTCGCAGAATTTATTCGGCAACACCTGCGAAGCGT of Lentimonas sp. CC4 contains these proteins:
- a CDS encoding SDR family oxidoreductase; protein product: MKILVVGASGQIGRRLVPKLIDDGHQVEVCLRNQAHAPEFERMHASVRFADLEGDLGTLCAGVDCVIFTAGSGGSTGKDKTLTVDLWGAIQCIRASEAAGVKRFVMISALKASEPNRGSDALKPYLVAKHAADEILKHSTLNYSILRPGRLTDSTDSRPVRVFHESETADYAGSISRANVAEFIRQHLRSVERNVILDLIESVD